CGAGGCTGGATGGCAACCCTTGTGGGATGGATCATCACGAAGCGCGTTGCAAGCGCTGCCACTAAGGGGACTATATGGACTACCTTGATAGTTTGCGAGCATTCCGCTCTGTCGTCGAGGCTAAGAGTTTTACGCGGGCAGCAGACATACTGGGTACTAGCGTACCGGCCGTGTCACGCGCCATTTCAAGACTCGAGACTCGGCTGGGCAGCCGTCTGTTCCATCGCACGTCGCGGCAGATTTCGATGACGGAGGCGGCGGAACGCTTCTATGCCGGGTGCTCCCGCATTCTGGACGATCTGGAGGTGCTGGAGGTTGAAGCGTCGATGCAGACAGTGCAGCCCGGTGGTGTGCTCCGACTCGTCGCCCATACTACGGCGACGGTGCTTCGACTCGTACCGCTGATCTCGACCTTCAAGCGCAAGTATTCCGAAGTCGATCTGGATGTAACTCTCACCGAGCGACCGGTAGATCTGGTCGCGGACGGTTATGACCTGGGCCTCGTCGTACCCTTCATGTTGAGCGCCAAGACCGTCGTCACTCGACTTCTCGAGCGCGTACCGCTCACTATCGTAGCCACGCCCGAGTATCTGAGAAGACACACATTACCGCAGCATCCATCCGAGTTGACCAAACACACGTTCGTCGCCGTATCGCCGTCCGTTCGCAAGCCCGAGTTGACCTTCCGCCTGGACGAAGGGAATCTGACCGTCCCACTGACGTATCACGTCGCATCGAATAATCCAATGTTCAATCGGGAAATGGTACTGGAGGGATTCGGCATCGGTGCGGTGTCAGCCGCGCTCGTGCAGGCTGAACTGTCCTCCGGCAGGCTGGTACCGATCCTTAGCGACTTCGAAATCGTCGATGGTGCGATTGAAATTCGGCTGGCCTACAACTCTCGAACACTCTTGCCGGCCAAGGTTAGAGCGTTTGTCGAGCATGCCGCAGCGTATTTTGAGGAAACAGCAGACGCCCAGCCGGCGTTGAGCTGATTCGGAGCTGTCCAACGGCACACCCA
The DNA window shown above is from Paraburkholderia sp. BL10I2N1 and carries:
- a CDS encoding LysR family transcriptional regulator, translating into MDYLDSLRAFRSVVEAKSFTRAADILGTSVPAVSRAISRLETRLGSRLFHRTSRQISMTEAAERFYAGCSRILDDLEVLEVEASMQTVQPGGVLRLVAHTTATVLRLVPLISTFKRKYSEVDLDVTLTERPVDLVADGYDLGLVVPFMLSAKTVVTRLLERVPLTIVATPEYLRRHTLPQHPSELTKHTFVAVSPSVRKPELTFRLDEGNLTVPLTYHVASNNPMFNREMVLEGFGIGAVSAALVQAELSSGRLVPILSDFEIVDGAIEIRLAYNSRTLLPAKVRAFVEHAAAYFEETADAQPALS